From Calliphora vicina chromosome 3, idCalVici1.1, whole genome shotgun sequence:
AGTGAACATTAGGGTTGCTCTTATCTTGCCCTTTTgtgattttcgatgctcccatTATAAATTATGATGCATAtttcaaatcccaaattttacattttcaatttttttaaacgaaatattaaaaaaaaaactaaaaaaaattttagatttccaattatatttcagcatcatctaattatatttcagaattttctattttttttcagaatttttcatttataattaaaaattttttgtatttcagaattttccagttgtttttcaGAAACTTCCATTGGTATTGATATTAGAATTTTcggaaatataattggaaaattctgaaatattgtacgggtttttttaaatttttagcctttattttgaaacacttgtacaatataaatttattcaaagtattggccattgttttctatgaccttttcccatctttctggcaacatatggattccgatccaaaataactgctcatattttgaggccaagaacgattcAAGCCAACAtcgtatactctgttccaaattgaatcgtatcccagagagagcgttctgcattgttCGGACACGTTgtagactataaagcgggtgagagaAAACCTCtcaacttcattctaaataattttttatgaggtattacaacatgtggccgagtgttgtcatgatggaatattaccgTTTCATGTTTGGTTGCATATTCAGGGAGTTTTTCGTCCAATGCTTGCTTGAAActaatcagttgtgttcggtataggttcactgcgatggtctggccagatttctgAAGCTCATAATAATTaatctcaccaaatacagagcattaccttagcgccatagatatttggctttggtttcaTTTCGGCTGGTTTGAAGAgtttcacgtacgatctctttcgcctcgggttatcgtaatggatccagttttcatcgcaatcaatgattcggtgcaaaaatggttTCCTTTTACAGCATTCAAACATGATTTcgaacatacaaaatcgtctttcaaggtctctcggcttcaattcatacGGTACTCAATTTctctacttttggatgaatcctgctgctgtcaaagattttgaaattactgcttgagtagcttccaatcattttgcaagctcttgttgagttttacaagaTTCTACCTTCAGTAatgcctgggcgatctttatcttccgtgtcaaaaaaaatctttccacAGACGCATTCGACCACTGTAAAAGCTTGTTGGCCCGGTATGATACTTCATCATGAGATGTAGAAGGAAGTAGAACGATATGAAACTTAACATTAagaaatgtaaaatctcatgtAGAAAGCTTTACTCTGGGAACCCAGGCAATTGGAGGAATATTGGAAGTGTTCTATTTGAGTGTTCTAAAATGAATACTGTAAGGCTTTCATAAAGATTCTATCATTTCTCTTGAATACTTATTTAGCCCAAGTCTgtgacaaaaaattacaaaaagttcaTGTCTTTAAACGCTATGTCCAATAATTCATTTACAGAGTTACACTCTCATGTATTGATCGAAACCATTAAGTCTCACTTGACCGAAATTTGATACaatgaaatagtttttcaatatttagaatttctcttgcaaagatttcgaaatgttcgaaatgttgtatatttttgggccgattttgatgaaatttaacaaaaatataacacaaagcttagtatttacaaaaacagcagaaaaattaaaattaaccctatatagcacttggggttaaaatgaccccaaactactaaaaccataaaaaaattatgattttaaaagtttggggtcattttaatcccaagtgccattaagtgttaatttccattcttgtgctgttattataaaccctagagtttatgttatatttttcttaagtttcatcaaaatcggcccaaaagtatataatatttcgctatctttccaagagaaattccaaatattgaaaaatttgacctttgaccttcacgatttaagggttaacgttttccgattttagtaaaagtttcagaatatatttagaattatctgcactataatattctgaataaattttgtataaaattcataagagtaaggaaatagagctcattcgcctaaaaattgcaaaataattggtttttctcgaaaatttcaaaatttatatcgcaggtacggaaaaactataagagatattttcataattttttcacatttttattccctattatattcttaataaatcccaatgagatgatcaaaaaattctgaaatttgtttaacaaaatttttaaaaatttgaaaatgcagttttgaaactgcctttaaaaaaaatttatttttttgttcatacctaagaataggttagcgatatcctacgaagacaaaaactcatatacaagtaaatatggatatattttaagtaaaaattagctttaattttaatatttatctaaatatgttaattttgttcctacctttcttattctagttgcctgagacacgttaatggcctggcgaatttttaataacattaacatttttggaccaatttctgttttttatgtctcattagaacgataattacgtacacatttcgattcttttaaattaaattgcgaaagtaattttttaatggcaaaatttttacaaaaactgaaaaaaatgcatttttcccccttgtaaatgcatctcaaaacttcagagggcttgcggcacgtttAACCCCAACCGagttacctaaaattttttcacgatgattttgttactaatgttcaccaaactggggggtgagaatggccaaaatccaactttcgtttattaagggccaccctagtgtaacTACATAGCACTTGTCCACAAAGTTTCATCTTCATATCAAGTTCAATGACAAAGAATTTTGCTGAAAATGTTTGCAGGTTTACTAGGTAATACGAGGGCAGTCAATAAGTCAGTGATACAGGGTTTTGGagaaaaactcattttatttttcaacatagtctcctttgagttTTATACACTTTTCTCCAattaagatttgtcgaggtcatcaaaagagatattttttgtgagatgatttcatcattGCAGTCAAATCTCCTTCCGTCGAGCCATTCGTCGTCAAGtaatagtcactcggggctaaatccggagaatagggcagATGAGGCGGCAATTCGTAATCTAATTCATTGATTcattgccatggaaactgcacatgtgagCACCCTTGAATTGTCCTGGCATTTGGCACAATATTCGCCATTGATTATTTTACCCTTTTGTGCATTATACCGCGCGTATCCCTTGACCTACTTTAGCACCTATTCACCTTGACAAACTCACTGTTTTGACTGCTCCTTGGTCTCTAGTGAATTGTGGTGGATCAGTGTTTCGTACATGGTtacgaaatgatgtttgaaatgCGTTTTTGTTCGATTGTGTGCAAACGCAGCAACCATCTTGCGGAaaactttctcatacccaagtgatcgtTCAAAATTGTATCCACTCAGCCATTTGAGATGCCTACCTTATCCACAATCTCCCCCACTTTCAATTTCCGATCTTTCAAAACCATATCatgaattttttcgattgtttcggatgtagagacctcaactgggcgtctaGAACATTCGGCATCTTCCATGCTTGTACGaacacaacgaaattcagtgtACCACTTTTCAGTCAAAGTGTTGGTTGGGAGATCCACTAGTATTTAACAAGCTTAGCATAGGCAGACTTCTATTAACGCCTGTCAAATACAAACtaagcttgttcaaatttttatatgagtcaactgacagatgcctgttgagaGGAGCaatgttgccctttcagttaagatgCAGGAAATTCATAAactcacggacttattgaccaaATGTTCAAGGTTATTGTAGATAATTACTGAAACGGTGTCTATATCTGTCTTAGAGACATCACTGAAGACCGAAGTTGCAATAATTTAATGGATAGAGTTTGAATTCCACCCATATCTGGCTCCAATATTAAAGTATCTAGCAAATGACAGTGTACGAAATTTTTAAGGTGTCCACTTTCCCAAGATTGACTTTCCTATACTCCGTAGTTATTCTCGAAACTTTTCATTGAGCTTATTCAAACTTGACTGTTCCATAAACTACATTTACACAGTTAGAGTTTTCATCTGATATGATGGtacaaaattaactttaatattgTGAATTGGTCCCTTTATAGATAAGTTGAGTTCAGTAAATTAATGACTAATTTTTTGATTACTTAAAAGACCACCAGTTATCCACCATCGGATAAAATCTCACATTTGGCTTTGATTTAAATATGCCTTGAAAAATTGAAATCTCATATTTAAGTCATCAAAGACAAAAAATCTAaacatacccagcagttctaggagacagtcccgaactagcTGACCCTCTGCTTAGGatatgcacgtgttaaaatattgaccctttttgattacaatgggataACTCCGATAACTGGTCCAAAATCAGTGGATTGGATTCACATAGTGGTTACATAGTGTCAGTTACTTTACTAGCTACATAACTGGTTACTTggtcagctacataactagttattttaacatgtacgggtgctaattgaccacaaatagtcatttaaaaagacatatcaCAGACAGTCTACAGTGGGGCagtatcgaaattttttggaaataaatcggcATTGCTTGCTAAAAATTGCAAgccaatatctcaattagattcaaaatttacgtcacttttaaaactcagtcctCAGTCCCATGTCGAATTTTATTCCGATccgaccagccgtttagaaatgccagatttattcaaaaaaaaaattgattctgccccactgtgcagtccaataaacgattgcttgtaaacaaaccttcctccgataACTCTCAAATAGATTGCTTCTGGTGGCTAAagtaactactttctaaagtgcagtacaaaataaagtgACTTCAcaataggttactaagagacactaaagtgactattgacttgaCGCTATGTTAAATGGGATATCAGTAcctatacttaagcaaaaacaagtaagaaagtatggtcggtcaagcccgaccatataataccctacactaagtaaaagagcaataatatttttcttttaaaatttcaataatttatatttttgagtgattttcggaagttggccttatatgggggctatgaccaattatggaacgatcaccatgaaattaggttaggtgtgatttatgtctctatgaaagtttactatgttgaattttgtgtgtttaccaacatttttaagcgatttatgcacgttaaagtgattttcggaagcgggtctatatgggagctatgactaactatggaccgatcgtaacaaaatttggtgacatgaattttgtatatataaaacttatttggagcgcaatttgtggagatacatttataaattaaacatttatgaccgataaagtccaatttcggaaggacatttgtatgggggctaggtgaaataatggaccgatttcagccagtttcaataggccgaaaaaataatatggacCAAATTtggtcgaaatatcttcaaaattgcgacctgtactctgcgcaaaagGTTTTACAtatactctagattacttagagacacataAGTGAGAATTGTCTTCACACTAGATTACCTAGGATATATAaggtaaccaattgtcttctctctgcagtACAAAGAGCACATAGTACGTGCcaaatgatccaaaatatatattagagtcagccaagtgataaaaCATAAGtatattgactacttgcttaactgctggctAGTGTAAACCTACAGTCGACTACTACcatttatcatattttaaattctaaaaaaatttctattcaaTCAACCAAAAACACAACACTGACCAACATTATTCATTGTCCGGTTGTGTTATGAAGGGAATGTTAATGTAAAActaattagtttttattatatttattattaaacaaaattttaaactacaaaaaaatgctaaaaagctttaattaattataaaattatgacTTCGAAAATGCTCTTTATAtttaacacaaaacaacaagaaCACGCAATTGCACAACTgctgcaaataatttttattcttttagaGAATTTTCAAGAACCTTTTTGCAAACAaacttttaactataaatagtaaaaaattaaagcaaaacgaTATCAGTTTAGTTTGAGTATTCAATCAACTTTAGCTTTTCTacttccaaaaataataaaatcaaaataaaataactttcttcatttaaatacaatagaatttcaattgttttaaatacataaaaatgcgTGTCTTAAGTATTTGCTGTGTTTTGTTGGCTGCCTGCAGTGTATCATTGGCTGGTTATGCCCATGGTGGTCTTGGCCTAGGTGGAGGCAGCAGTTATACCGTGGTAACCAAACATGAAGAACCCATACATTCCATTAAATATGAAGTACCCATACACACGATTAAATTGGATGGCGGACATTTGGGTCATTTGGGTGGAGGTGGTTTGGGCGTAGTTGGCCATTATGGTGGCCACTTGGACCAGGGTCTTGTTCATGGTTATGCTCATATCGACAAACATGATTATCCTCACAAATATCCCAAATATCAATTTGATTATGGTGTAAAGGATTTGAAAACAGGCGATATTAAGAATCAATGGGAACACAGAGATGGAGGTCTTGTCAaaggtaagttttttttaagctgttaacaaaagttttaattaatttttatataaatttccagGTGGCTACTCCCTAAAAGAATCTGATGGCACTACTCGTGTGGTTGAATACTCTGCTGATGATCATAATGGTTTCAATGCCGTTGTCAAGAAGATCGGTCATGCTCATCATCCCCAAGTCTATGCTAAACATCATGGTTATGCCAATGGTTTGGAACATGGTCTATATGGTGGTGGTTATGGTTATGATCATGGTCATGGCCATGGTCATGCTACCAGTTACGTGAATGTTAAACAATTGTAAATTGTTGCCATTGCTGTTTATACTGACTGCCGCCCCTCATGAGTGTTATTGTTAAATGCTTGTTCCAGGACTTAAACCGACCAAATACTAATCATTAATATACGTTTTAGCTGTAAAttaaagttatgaagaaaaaaaaaataatgttgaaaaaaaaaatatgacaaaaaaataaaagaataatatttgtatgcaaatacacaagaaatagaaaatgaaaaatgagaagttttattttaaatagaagaTAGTTTATTAGGTATTTAGTTAGATAGTTTATTAGGATAGTTTATTAACAATGTAAATCTCTGTAGTATCTTTTCGATTTACCCTTTGATATATATAGTCTTTATTATTCCTTAACGTCACTGCGGCTTAGCTGAAGTCATCTGATCCAATTTCGTTGactttaccttttaaaaaatcaatctAAAACAATTCTAGTAAATTTCCGTTCTATTCCATTCCACCGACCTTGCTTATTATTGACCCTAGCCTGGTCATTTTAACCGCAACAAACTAAGTAATTCCCTTATTCAAGAATCGCTAACGATCTTGTTTAAAGAGAACAATTGGTACATCTAAGATTCTTAGTCTACCTATTAAGAAATCTCCTGTGCATCAAAAAGAAGTGATCATAGACTACCATCCGAATCTCTATCTTCTAAACAAAGGAAGAATAATTCTCCTAATGACTCCATCACAACATAAACTAATATAGATTCTCGAATTAGCATCTATCATTAGCTGTGGTCTGCTGGATTTTAAGACTGCTTAAGCCTACCGCACATATTTATTGTATAGCTTTTTTAATGACTAAGACAATTCCAATCCAACATTGATTTGTTTAATTgcttcccaataagcatttttactggaattcaagttgaatgcaagtgtaattcaagcctttaattatagtcaagcacTAAATGCCAAGCGAATGATCTCATGTAAAGAGCCCAATTGACTTATTCGAGGTTCCTAGTAATCGTGTGAAGTTTGCTTTATCCCATCTGAAATAAGGTAGGAAAAACGTGGTTATAGAGTAAGTGAgattgcccaggccagccattaagatttttgtaaaactcaacaagagcttgcaaaatcattgggagcaacTCATGCAGCGATTTCAAAAGGTTTTGGAGCAGCATAATTTTGAAGCTTAGAGACCTTTCAAAACGATTTGtcttgaacgttataaaagataataatttttgcaccaaatcatggatccattatgataatccgaagcgtaagagatcgtatgtgaaaaaTCAATCTAAAACAATCTAAAACCAAATcgtcaccaaagccaaatatccatggcgcttaggtaatactctgtatttggtgagaccaaaaacgccctatctattatgagctgcgaacacaactgattcatttgaatcaggcattggccgaaaaatgcccagaataagAGGCCatacatgaaactgtaatattccataatgacaacactcggccacatgtagcaataactgttaaagagtatttagaatgatgtggttgggaagttttgcctcatccgcttttCCTTGACTCGTCAACAACTCACAggcaatattttcaattattttcgtATGTAATCATAAAGATAAGGCTGTGATAATAAGAGGAATTTCAGCAATTAAGTGGACTTCCAGGAAAAAATCTAAGTCTGTACATTTGCATGTTCTCCGTAACTTGTAAAAAATTCAGTGGCATTATACGCAAGTGTCTAACAAAGGAATACTGCCACTTCAAAAGCTCTGCTTTCAAGTTTGGGTAGTTCTATTCTGAAGCTATATTTTTAGTGCATTATTTGATATATATGGCAATTTGCACCTTCCTGTACAATTGGTATATTTACAAACTAGGTGATATCAATAATGCAACTGCAAGCTCAATATCATGAAGAAAAATCCCGGTATGCGGGTGTCCATAAAGATCTATTAGGAGAGCTAGAAATTATAGAACAAATGTTTACAATGCTGGTCATACAGAATCCTTCAAAGCACCTGCAGAATAATTTTCGGGACATTCGCTTACTGCTTTTAATAATCTTTTTTAATATGTCCCAGATGACTTATGTAGAGTCCAGTTGCATGTTGACCTTGCCTGGTTAAGAAAATACTTACGATTCTCCAATGTCACGAAGTACCACTTTGTTGCACTCATAGCTAGAAATATGGTCGTCTATTAAGATCTATTGGGTGAGATAGGGATGAGAGAGAACTTTGCTTACAGAAAccttatataatttttgcatGTCACACATTCTCCTACAAGTAGTCCAGTTGAAATGTCTGGCAATGACCTTCACAATTCGAATGTCATTAGGTCAGAAAACTCcctttttgaagaaattttgaGAGTATGATCTAAAAAGTGTATATCCATTAAAATCTCTTGAGTTAACAATGAAGAAACATTGCTCACAGTAAACTCATTCAAGCCCACAGTTTTTGGCTAAAATACCAAATTCCAGCTATCCTTGTCTAGTTGAAAGTTTTGAAAACATCCTGAAGTTGCACCTTATTTGCTTGCTGATGCCTCAATAAATGATATGTATACAGACCCGAGAGGTTTCTTCCTCAATCAAAGTTCTTAGTGTGTCCTACCTCAGCCAGGAACTGAGTTTACATTAAAATCTATCTTACAGGATCCTCATACAAGAAGCTCAGTTCTACTTTCTTAAATGAAAAGTCTGTGAACATTATATGTTTTCAGTGTCGAAAAGTGTCATTCTAAAGCTCAGTTTCTAGAGCATGAACTGCCATTTCCATATAAACCTAATTCATTATTATCTGacaataaattcattttatgtCTTTCAGTCTCGAGAGGTGTCATTGAGAGGTTTAGTCCTTAAAGTTCTTAGTGTGTCCTTAAGCAGAAAGTGAATTTACTTTAACATCTATCGGATATGCTTACAGCATCCCAATAAAAGAAGCACAGTTGCCTGTTCTACTTTCttcaatgaaaatgaaaatgaaaatggcATTATCAAGCTCAGTTTCTACAGCATTAActgcattttcaataaaacgCTAATGTATTATTAAATTACATCTTCGCaacagaattttatttatttatttatttatttagtctaTGGATTAACTCCGTtcagacaaaaaattaaaatattataaatattacaaacaaatttaatgtaatctatttaaatataaaattaaattacgtttaataatattaatactcaAAGTTGTATCGATAATATTGtacaaatcattaaaatttaaacagattCGACGAAAAGAGTCAGCATTAgcataattttgttgaaaatatggaatttttaaCGGATGGTAATAACGTGTAGGGCGTTGAGGGACATTAAAATGTAAGTTGCTTAAAAGGAACTCTGAGCTAATATTGCCATTAATAaggttgataagaaatatgacaTTCAACATTGTTCGGCGACTTTTTAAAGTTGGTAAATTGAGTTCCAATAACCTGGTACTGTATGGAGGAAGATATATAGATGGATTTGGGTAAGATCTCCTTAAAACGAATAGCAGAAATTGTTTTTGGACAGACTCAATACGATCACTATGGATGTTATAATATGGATCCCAAATGATTGATCCATATTCGATGATAGGTCTTACAAGAGCTATATACAACTGTTTTGTTATAGATGGATCAGAATGTTTTAAGAGAAGGTTAAGTTAGTATTCGCTAAGGGCCTTACTTATGATGTAAGATACGGAATTGTTTTGGATGAACTGTAGATGTATAATAAATTGATATAGTATTAGATAAATGGCCATAAATGAGCCGAATGTTTGAACAAAAGGGCATCTCCTATAAATATGCTATGAAAAGTCTGGTTCCTAGGTTGTGTTGAAGTTTGGTTGCCCCTGAACTGCCATATTTAGgttcagacagacagacagacagacagacagacagacagacagacagacagacagacagacagacagacagacagacagacagacagacagacagacagacagacagacagacagacagacagacagacagacagacagacagacagacagacagacagacagacagacagacagacagacagacagacagacagacagacagacagacagacagacagacagacagacagacagacagacagacagacagacagacagacagacagacagacagacagacagacagacagacagacagacagacagacagacagacagacagacagacagacagacagacagacagacagacagacagacagacagacagacagacagacagacagacagacagacagacagacagacagacagacagacagacagacagacagacagacagacagacagacagacagacagacagacagacagacagacagacagacagacagacagacagacagacagacagacagacagacagacagacagacagacagacagacagacagacagacagacagacagacagacagacagacagacagacagacagacagacagacagacagacagacagacagacagacagacagacagacagacagacagacagacagacagacagacagacagacagacagacagacagacagacagacagacagacagacagacagacagacagacagacagacagacagacagacagacagacagacagacagacagacagacagacagacagacagacagac
This genomic window contains:
- the LOC135954478 gene encoding adult-specific cuticular protein ACP-20-like is translated as MRVLSICCVLLAACSVSLAGYAHGGLGLGGGSSYTVVTKHEEPIHSIKYEVPIHTIKLDGGHLGHLGGGGLGVVGHYGGHLDQGLVHGYAHIDKHDYPHKYPKYQFDYGVKDLKTGDIKNQWEHRDGGLVKGGYSLKESDGTTRVVEYSADDHNGFNAVVKKIGHAHHPQVYAKHHGYANGLEHGLYGGGYGYDHGHGHGHATSYVNVKQL